The Pantoea nemavictus genome includes a region encoding these proteins:
- the secY gene encoding preprotein translocase subunit SecY: MAKQPGLDFQSAKGGFGELKRRLLFVIGALIVFRIGSFIPIPGIDATVLAKLLEQQRGTIIEMFNMFSGGALSRASIFALGIMPYISASIIIQLLTVVHPALAEIKKEGEAGRRKISQYTRYGTLVLAVFQSIGIATGLPNMPGMQGLVMNPGFAFYFTAVVSLVTGTMFLMWLGEQITERGIGNGISIIIFAGIVAGLPPAIGHTIEQARQGDLHFLLLLLVAVLVFAVTFFVIFVERGQRRIVVNYAKRQQGRRVYAAQSTHLPLKVNMAGVIPAIFASSIILFPATIASWFGGGTGWNWLTTISLYLQPGQPLYVLLYATAIIFFCFFYTALVFNPRETADNLKKSGAFVPGIRPGEQTAKYIDKVMTRLTLIGALYITFICLIPEFMRDAMKVPFYFGGTSLLIVVVVIMDFMAQVQTLMMSSQYESALKKANLKGYGR; this comes from the coding sequence ATGGCAAAGCAACCGGGATTAGATTTTCAAAGTGCCAAAGGTGGCTTTGGTGAACTGAAGCGCAGACTGTTGTTTGTAATCGGTGCACTCATTGTCTTCCGCATTGGCTCTTTTATTCCAATCCCCGGTATCGATGCCACTGTACTTGCCAAACTGCTTGAGCAACAGCGTGGCACCATCATTGAAATGTTTAACATGTTCTCTGGTGGTGCTCTCAGTCGTGCCTCAATCTTCGCGCTGGGAATTATGCCGTACATTTCGGCATCTATTATTATCCAGCTGCTGACGGTGGTTCATCCAGCGTTAGCTGAGATTAAGAAAGAGGGTGAAGCTGGTCGTCGTAAGATTAGCCAGTACACTCGCTACGGCACACTGGTTCTGGCTGTATTCCAGTCGATCGGTATAGCTACCGGTTTACCGAATATGCCTGGAATGCAGGGACTGGTTATGAATCCAGGCTTTGCATTCTACTTTACCGCTGTTGTAAGTCTGGTTACCGGGACAATGTTCCTGATGTGGCTGGGCGAACAGATTACTGAACGAGGTATCGGTAACGGTATCTCGATCATTATCTTCGCTGGTATCGTTGCGGGTCTCCCGCCGGCCATTGGCCATACCATTGAGCAAGCGCGGCAAGGTGACCTGCACTTCCTTCTGTTGCTGTTGGTTGCAGTTCTAGTATTTGCAGTGACGTTCTTTGTTATTTTCGTTGAGCGTGGCCAGCGCCGCATCGTGGTCAACTACGCCAAACGTCAGCAAGGTCGTCGTGTATATGCTGCACAGAGCACACATTTACCGTTGAAAGTGAACATGGCGGGCGTAATCCCAGCTATTTTTGCTTCCAGCATTATTCTGTTCCCAGCGACCATAGCATCATGGTTCGGGGGCGGAACCGGTTGGAACTGGCTGACAACAATTTCGCTGTATTTGCAACCAGGACAGCCGCTTTATGTGCTACTCTATGCGACTGCAATCATCTTCTTCTGTTTCTTCTACACGGCGTTGGTATTCAACCCACGTGAAACAGCAGATAACCTGAAGAAGTCTGGTGCATTCGTACCGGGAATTCGTCCGGGAGAGCAAACGGCGAAGTACATCGATAAAGTAATGACACGTCTGACCTTAATCGGCGCACTGTATATTACTTTTATCTGCCTGATCCCGGAGTTCATGCGTGATGCTATGAAAGTTCCATTCTACTTTGGCGGTACATCGCTGCTCATCGTAGTGGTCGTCATCATGGACTTTATGGCTCAAGTGCAAACTCTGATGATGTCGAGTCAGTACGAGTCTGCATTGAAGAAAGCAAACCTGAAGGGCTACGGCCGTTAA
- the zntR gene encoding Zn(2+)-responsive transcriptional regulator, whose amino-acid sequence MYKIGKLAKMADVTPDTIRFYEKQQMMNHEVRTEGGFRLYSEDDLQRLRFIRYGRQLGFSLDSIRGLLSIRIDPEHHTCQESKAIVAKRLDEVNGMIAELQTIQHSLHRLAETCCGDIHSSTCCSILEALEKGEEPHPEICCSKD is encoded by the coding sequence ATGTACAAGATAGGCAAGCTCGCAAAGATGGCGGATGTTACGCCTGATACCATCCGCTTTTATGAAAAACAGCAGATGATGAATCATGAGGTACGTACTGAGGGCGGTTTTCGTCTTTATAGCGAAGATGATTTACAACGCTTACGTTTTATTCGTTACGGACGGCAATTGGGCTTCAGCTTAGATTCTATCCGCGGACTATTGTCGATCCGCATCGATCCTGAGCATCATACCTGTCAGGAATCAAAGGCGATCGTGGCAAAACGCCTGGATGAAGTTAATGGTATGATCGCTGAGCTACAGACCATCCAGCATTCATTGCATCGTCTCGCCGAAACCTGCTGCGGTGATATACATAGCAGCACTTGCTGCTCAATTCTCGAGGCGCTAGAAAAAGGTGAAGAGCCGCATCCTGAAATTTGTTGTAGCAAAGATTGA
- the rpsK gene encoding 30S ribosomal protein S11 codes for MAKAPVRARKRVRKQVSDGVAHVHASFNNTIVTITDRQGNALGWATAGGSGFRGSRKSTPFAAQVAAERCAEAVKDYGIKNLEVMVKGPGPGRESTIRALNAAGFRITNITDVTPIPHNGCRPPKKRRV; via the coding sequence ATGGCAAAGGCACCAGTTCGTGCACGTAAGCGTGTAAGAAAACAAGTCTCAGATGGCGTGGCTCATGTCCATGCATCTTTTAACAACACCATCGTTACCATTACTGATCGTCAGGGTAACGCACTGGGTTGGGCAACCGCCGGTGGTTCCGGTTTCCGCGGTTCACGTAAATCTACTCCGTTTGCTGCTCAGGTAGCTGCAGAGCGCTGTGCAGAAGCAGTGAAAGATTACGGTATTAAGAATCTGGAAGTTATGGTTAAGGGTCCAGGTCCAGGTCGCGAATCAACAATTCGTGCTCTGAACGCTGCTGGTTTCCGCATCACTAATATTACTGATGTGACTCCAATCCCTCACAACGGTTGTCGTCCGCCGAAAAAACGTCGCGTTTAA
- the rpmD gene encoding 50S ribosomal protein L30 yields MAKTIKITQTRSSIGRLPKHKATLVGLGLRRINHTVEREDTPAVRGMINAISYMLKVEE; encoded by the coding sequence ATGGCTAAGACAATTAAAATTACACAAACTCGTAGTTCAATCGGCCGCTTGCCTAAGCATAAAGCGACTCTGGTTGGCTTGGGTCTGCGTCGCATCAATCACACCGTTGAGCGTGAAGATACGCCAGCAGTACGCGGTATGATTAACGCGATTTCCTACATGCTGAAAGTGGAGGAGTAA
- the rpsM gene encoding 30S ribosomal protein S13 has product MARIAGINIPDQKHTVIALTSIFGIGKTRSKAICASTGIAENVKIRELSEEQIEQLREAVGKFVVEGDLRREITLSIKRLMDLGCYRGLRHRRGLPVRGQRTKTNARTRKGPRKPIKK; this is encoded by the coding sequence GTGGCCCGTATAGCAGGCATTAACATTCCTGATCAAAAACATACCGTTATCGCATTAACTTCGATTTTCGGTATCGGTAAAACTCGTTCTAAAGCCATCTGCGCTTCAACGGGTATTGCTGAAAATGTTAAGATCAGAGAGCTGTCTGAAGAACAAATTGAACAGCTGCGTGAAGCAGTTGGTAAATTCGTTGTTGAAGGTGATCTGCGCCGTGAAATCACCCTGAGCATCAAGCGTCTGATGGACCTTGGTTGCTATCGTGGTTTACGCCATCGTCGTGGTCTGCCAGTTCGCGGTCAGCGTACTAAGACCAATGCACGTACCCGTAAGGGTCCGCGTAAACCGATCAAGAAATAA
- the rpmJ gene encoding 50S ribosomal protein L36 — protein sequence MKVRASVKKLCRNCKIIRRDGVVRVICSAEPKHKQRQG from the coding sequence ATGAAAGTTCGTGCTTCCGTCAAGAAATTATGTCGTAACTGCAAAATCATTCGTCGCGACGGTGTCGTGCGTGTGATCTGCAGCGCCGAGCCAAAGCATAAACAGCGCCAAGGCTGA
- the rsmB gene encoding 16S rRNA (cytosine(967)-C(5))-methyltransferase RsmB, with translation MKKNNNLRSLAAQLIERVVDKGESLSAILPAAQKALSDKDGALLQELCFGVMRTLPQLEALIGKLMERTLTGKQRVLHYLLMVGLYQLLYTRVPAHAALAETVAGAEVLKRANLKGLLNGVLRQFLRQQEALLAEVDQGTQRYWHPGWLLKRLQAAWPEQWQHIVEANNQRPPMWLRVNRQHHSRDAWLALLQAADKQAFPGDAPDALRLDSPAPVSHLPGFEHGWVTVQDLSAQRCALLLEPQNGESILDLCAAPGGKTTHILEIAPQAKVLAVDIDQQRLLRVHENLQRLDMQAEVRQGDGRTPAEWCGEMQFDRILLDAPCSATGVIRRHPDIKWLRRDRDIAELAILQREILEAIWPRLKSGGTMIYATCSILPEENHQQISTFLAAHSDAVAETLPQGQANGWQVFPTVDGGDGFFYAKLMKK, from the coding sequence ATGAAAAAAAACAACAATTTGCGAAGCCTGGCTGCGCAACTCATTGAACGTGTTGTGGATAAGGGCGAATCACTGAGCGCCATTCTGCCTGCTGCACAAAAAGCGTTATCGGATAAAGATGGCGCACTGCTGCAAGAGTTGTGCTTTGGCGTGATGCGCACGTTGCCACAGCTGGAAGCCTTGATTGGCAAATTGATGGAACGTACGTTAACGGGTAAGCAGCGAGTGCTGCATTATCTGTTGATGGTTGGGCTTTATCAGCTGCTCTACACCCGCGTGCCAGCACATGCCGCACTGGCGGAAACTGTCGCAGGTGCCGAGGTACTGAAACGCGCAAATTTGAAAGGTCTATTAAACGGTGTGCTTCGCCAGTTCCTGCGCCAACAAGAAGCGCTTTTAGCGGAAGTTGATCAAGGTACGCAACGTTACTGGCATCCCGGTTGGTTACTCAAACGTCTGCAAGCTGCATGGCCAGAACAGTGGCAGCACATTGTAGAAGCCAATAATCAGCGCCCGCCGATGTGGCTGCGCGTCAATCGCCAGCATCATAGCCGGGATGCATGGTTAGCATTATTGCAGGCAGCAGACAAACAGGCTTTCCCGGGCGATGCACCCGATGCTTTGCGTTTGGACTCCCCCGCTCCCGTGAGCCATCTGCCTGGTTTCGAACATGGTTGGGTAACGGTTCAGGATCTCTCCGCACAGCGCTGCGCGTTACTGCTTGAACCGCAGAATGGCGAATCCATTCTCGATCTTTGCGCAGCACCCGGCGGTAAAACCACGCATATCCTTGAAATTGCCCCACAGGCCAAGGTATTAGCCGTCGATATTGACCAGCAACGCCTGCTTCGCGTACACGAAAATCTACAACGCCTGGATATGCAGGCTGAAGTACGTCAGGGTGATGGTCGTACACCGGCAGAATGGTGTGGCGAAATGCAATTTGATCGTATCCTGCTAGATGCTCCCTGCTCAGCGACTGGAGTGATTCGCCGCCATCCAGACATCAAGTGGCTGCGTCGCGATCGTGATATTGCCGAGCTGGCTATTTTGCAGCGTGAAATTCTTGAGGCTATTTGGCCGCGTCTGAAGTCTGGCGGGACAATGATTTATGCAACCTGCTCAATTCTCCCTGAAGAGAATCATCAACAAATCAGTACCTTTTTGGCGGCGCACAGTGATGCAGTGGCGGAGACATTACCGCAGGGACAGGCCAATGGCTGGCAGGTTTTCCCGACCGTCGATGGCGGTGACGGCTTCTTCTACGCTAAGCTGATGAAAAAATAG
- the rplO gene encoding 50S ribosomal protein L15 — protein MRLNTLSPAEGSKHASKRLGRGIGSGLGKTGGRGHKGQNSRSGGGVRRGFEGGQMPLYRRLPKFGFTSRKAMITTEVRLSDLAKVEGGIVDLNTLKAANIIGVQIEFAKVILSGEVSAPVTVRGLRVTKGARAAIEAAGGKIEE, from the coding sequence ATGCGTTTAAACACTCTGTCTCCGGCCGAAGGGTCTAAACACGCTTCTAAGCGTCTGGGTCGTGGTATCGGTTCTGGCCTCGGTAAAACTGGTGGTCGTGGTCACAAAGGTCAGAACTCTCGTTCTGGCGGTGGCGTACGTCGCGGTTTCGAGGGTGGTCAGATGCCTCTGTATCGTCGTCTGCCGAAATTCGGTTTCACCTCTCGCAAAGCAATGATCACTACAGAAGTTCGTCTGTCTGATCTGGCGAAAGTTGAAGGCGGTATTGTTGACCTGAATACGCTGAAAGCGGCCAATATTATCGGTGTTCAGATTGAATTCGCGAAAGTGATTCTTTCTGGTGAAGTTTCTGCACCGGTAACGGTTCGCGGTCTGCGTGTCACCAAAGGTGCTCGTGCTGCAATCGAAGCTGCTGGCGGTAAAATCGAGGAATAA
- the rpsD gene encoding 30S ribosomal protein S4, with translation MARYLGPKLKLSRREGTDLFLKSGVRAIDTKCKIEQPPGQHGARKPRLSDYGGQLREKQKVRRMYGVLERQFRNYYKEAARLKGNTGENLLALLEGRLDNVVYRMGFGATRAEARQLVSHKSILVNGRVVNIASYQVSPNDVVSIREKAKQQSRVKAALELAEQREKPTWLEVDATKMEGVFKRIPERTDLSADINEHLIVELYSK, from the coding sequence ATGGCAAGATATTTGGGTCCTAAGCTCAAGCTGAGCCGTCGTGAGGGTACCGACTTATTCCTTAAGTCTGGCGTTCGCGCGATCGATACCAAGTGCAAAATTGAACAACCACCTGGTCAGCATGGTGCGCGCAAACCGCGTCTGTCTGACTACGGCGGCCAGTTGCGTGAAAAGCAGAAAGTTCGTCGTATGTACGGCGTGCTGGAGCGTCAGTTCCGTAACTACTATAAAGAAGCAGCACGTCTGAAAGGCAACACAGGTGAAAACCTGCTGGCTCTGCTGGAAGGTCGTCTGGATAACGTTGTTTACCGTATGGGCTTTGGTGCAACTCGTGCAGAAGCACGCCAGTTGGTTAGCCATAAATCTATCCTGGTGAACGGTCGCGTTGTTAACATCGCTTCTTATCAGGTATCTCCGAATGATGTCGTAAGCATCCGTGAGAAAGCCAAACAGCAATCTCGCGTGAAGGCCGCTCTGGAGCTGGCTGAGCAGCGTGAAAAGCCAACCTGGCTGGAAGTTGATGCTACTAAGATGGAAGGTGTGTTCAAGCGTATTCCTGAGCGTACCGATCTGTCTGCGGACATTAACGAACACCTGATCGTCGAGCTTTACTCCAAGTAA
- the rplQ gene encoding 50S ribosomal protein L17, with amino-acid sequence MRHRKSGRQLNRNSSHRQAMFRNMAGSLVRHEIIKTTLPKAKELRRVVEPLITLAKTDSVANRRLAFARTRDNEIVAKLFNELGPRFASRAGGYTRILKCGFRAGDNAPMAYIELVDRPEAQAEVTAE; translated from the coding sequence ATGCGCCATCGTAAGAGTGGTCGTCAACTGAACCGCAACAGCAGCCATCGTCAGGCTATGTTCCGCAACATGGCTGGTTCTCTGGTTCGTCATGAGATCATTAAGACGACTCTGCCGAAAGCCAAAGAGCTGCGCCGCGTAGTTGAGCCGCTGATTACTCTTGCCAAGACCGACAGCGTAGCTAATCGTCGTCTGGCATTCGCCCGCACTCGTGACAACGAGATCGTGGCAAAACTGTTTAACGAGCTGGGCCCGCGTTTCGCGAGCCGTGCCGGTGGTTACACTCGCATTTTGAAGTGTGGCTTCCGTGCTGGTGACAACGCTCCGATGGCTTACATCGAGCTGGTTGATCGTCCAGAAGCTCAAGCAGAAGTTACTGCAGAGTAA
- the mscL gene encoding large-conductance mechanosensitive channel protein MscL, with the protein MSLFKEFRDFAMRGNVVDLAVGVIIGAAFGKIVSSLVANIIMPPLGLLIGGVDFKQFKWILKPAEGDIPAVVMEYGNFIQTVFDFVIVAFAIFLAIKVMNKLYQKKEVEKAAPKPTNEELLLTEIRDLLKQQNHDKL; encoded by the coding sequence ATGAGTTTATTCAAAGAGTTTCGTGATTTTGCAATGCGTGGGAACGTGGTTGACCTGGCAGTCGGTGTCATCATCGGTGCTGCTTTTGGTAAGATTGTTTCTTCACTGGTCGCGAATATCATCATGCCACCACTTGGCTTGTTGATTGGCGGCGTTGATTTCAAGCAGTTTAAATGGATACTTAAACCAGCAGAAGGTGATATTCCTGCAGTGGTGATGGAGTACGGTAATTTTATTCAGACTGTTTTCGATTTCGTTATTGTTGCTTTCGCTATCTTCCTGGCAATTAAAGTAATGAATAAGCTGTACCAGAAAAAAGAAGTCGAAAAAGCAGCACCTAAACCAACGAATGAAGAGTTACTGCTGACTGAAATTCGTGACCTTTTAAAACAACAAAATCACGATAAATTATGA
- a CDS encoding DNA-directed RNA polymerase subunit alpha, with the protein MQGSVTEFLKPRLVDIEQVSSTHAKVTLEPLERGFGHTLGNALRRILLSSMPGCAVTEVEIDGVLHEYSTKEGVQEDILEILLNLKGLAVRVQGKDEVILTLNKSGIGPVTAADITHDGDVEIVKPQHVICHLTDENASISMRIKVQRGRGYVPASARIHSEEDERPIGRLLVDACYSPVDRIAYNVEAARVEQRTDLDKLVIEMETNGTIDPEEAIRRAATILAEQLEAFVDLRDVRQPEVKEEKPEFDPILLRPVDDLELTVRSANCLKAEAIHYIGDLVQRTEVELLKTPNLGKKSLTEIKDVLASRGLSLGMRLENWPPASIADE; encoded by the coding sequence ATGCAGGGTTCTGTGACAGAGTTTCTAAAACCGCGCCTGGTAGATATCGAGCAAGTGAGTTCGACGCACGCCAAGGTGACCCTTGAGCCGTTAGAGCGTGGCTTTGGCCATACTCTTGGTAACGCACTGCGCCGTATTCTGCTTTCTTCCATGCCGGGTTGCGCGGTGACCGAGGTTGAGATTGATGGTGTGCTTCATGAGTACTCCACCAAAGAGGGCGTACAGGAAGATATCCTGGAAATCCTGCTTAACCTGAAAGGGTTGGCGGTAAGAGTTCAAGGTAAAGATGAAGTCATCCTTACTCTGAATAAATCTGGCATTGGCCCTGTGACTGCAGCCGACATCACCCACGACGGTGATGTTGAAATCGTCAAGCCGCAGCATGTGATCTGCCACCTGACCGATGAAAACGCATCTATTAGCATGCGTATCAAAGTTCAACGTGGTCGTGGTTATGTGCCGGCTTCTGCCCGAATTCATTCGGAAGAAGATGAGCGCCCAATCGGCCGTCTGTTGGTTGACGCTTGCTACAGCCCTGTAGACCGTATCGCCTACAATGTTGAAGCAGCGCGTGTAGAACAGCGTACCGACCTGGACAAGCTGGTCATCGAAATGGAAACCAACGGCACAATCGATCCTGAAGAGGCGATTCGTCGTGCGGCAACCATCCTGGCAGAACAACTGGAAGCTTTCGTTGACTTACGTGATGTACGTCAGCCGGAAGTGAAAGAAGAGAAACCAGAATTCGATCCGATCCTGCTGCGCCCTGTTGACGATCTGGAATTGACTGTCCGCTCTGCTAACTGCCTTAAGGCAGAAGCTATCCACTACATCGGTGATCTGGTACAGCGTACCGAGGTTGAGCTGCTTAAAACGCCTAACCTGGGTAAAAAATCTCTTACCGAGATTAAAGATGTGCTTGCTTCACGTGGTTTGTCTCTGGGCATGCGCCTGGAAAACTGGCCACCAGCAAGCATTGCTGATGAATAA
- a CDS encoding DnaJ family domain-containing protein, which yields MWLIDQLVEQHIREAQEKGELSNLPGEGAPLHIEDDSGVPVELRTAYRLLKNAGYLPPELEMRREALALNDLLQELDPNDEKAREFSKRLALLQLKLQQAGISTDFLRGDYSDVIHQRLQQEK from the coding sequence ATGTGGCTAATTGATCAACTTGTTGAGCAGCATATCCGTGAGGCTCAAGAAAAAGGTGAACTGAGTAACCTACCTGGTGAAGGTGCACCTTTACACATCGAAGACGATAGCGGAGTACCGGTCGAACTGCGCACTGCTTATCGTCTGTTAAAAAACGCCGGCTATTTGCCCCCAGAACTGGAGATGCGCCGCGAAGCATTAGCACTCAATGATTTGTTGCAAGAGTTAGATCCAAATGATGAAAAAGCGCGCGAGTTCTCGAAACGTTTAGCGTTGCTGCAGTTAAAACTGCAACAGGCTGGAATTAGCACCGACTTTTTACGTGGCGATTACAGCGACGTCATTCATCAGCGTTTGCAGCAGGAAAAATAG
- the trkA gene encoding Trk system potassium transporter TrkA yields MKIIILGAGQVGGTLAENLVGENNDITVVDSDATRLRVLQDKFDLRVVHGHGSHPRILREAGAEDADMLVAVTNSDETNMVACQIAYSLFNTPNRIARIRAAEYLRDAEKLFVPEAVPIDHLISPEQLVIDNIYRLIQYPGALQVVNFAEGKVSLAVVKAYYGGPLVGNPLSIMREHMPHIDTRVAAIFRQDRPIRPQGSTIVEAGDEVFFIAASQHIRAVMSEMQRLEKPYKRIMLVGGGNIGFGLAQRLEKQYSVKLIERNQQRAAELAERLHDTIVFYGDASDQELLAEEHVDQVDLFIAVTNDDEANIMSAMLAKKMGAKKVMVLIQRRAYVDLVQGSVIDIAISPQQATISALLSHVRKADIVGVSSLRRGIAEAIEAIAHGDETTSRVVGRLIEDIKLPPGTIIGAVVRGDEVIIANDNVRVEQGDHVIMFLTDKKFVPDVERLFQPSPFFL; encoded by the coding sequence ATGAAAATCATTATCCTCGGCGCCGGTCAGGTCGGCGGAACCCTGGCAGAGAATCTGGTGGGGGAAAATAACGATATTACGGTCGTCGATAGCGATGCCACCCGTTTACGCGTGCTGCAGGACAAATTTGATCTGCGCGTTGTGCATGGCCATGGATCACATCCACGCATCTTGCGTGAAGCCGGTGCTGAAGACGCCGATATGTTGGTGGCGGTGACCAACTCCGACGAAACCAATATGGTAGCGTGTCAGATTGCCTATTCACTTTTCAATACGCCAAACCGCATCGCCCGTATCCGCGCCGCCGAGTATTTACGCGATGCGGAGAAGCTGTTTGTGCCGGAAGCCGTACCGATTGACCATTTGATATCACCGGAACAGTTGGTGATAGACAATATTTATCGGCTGATCCAATATCCAGGTGCTCTTCAGGTGGTGAATTTTGCCGAAGGAAAAGTGAGCCTCGCGGTGGTTAAAGCCTATTATGGCGGCCCACTGGTAGGCAATCCGTTATCGATTATGCGCGAACATATGCCACACATCGATACGCGTGTAGCCGCGATTTTTCGTCAGGATCGTCCCATTCGCCCGCAGGGTTCCACAATTGTCGAAGCCGGTGATGAAGTCTTCTTTATTGCAGCAAGTCAGCATATTCGCGCGGTAATGAGCGAGATGCAACGCCTGGAAAAACCGTATAAACGCATCATGCTGGTTGGCGGCGGCAATATTGGCTTTGGCCTGGCGCAGCGTCTGGAAAAACAGTACAGCGTGAAGTTGATTGAACGTAATCAACAGCGCGCGGCCGAACTCGCTGAACGCCTGCACGACACCATTGTGTTTTACGGTGACGCTTCAGATCAGGAGTTGCTAGCAGAAGAGCACGTGGATCAAGTCGATCTCTTTATCGCAGTAACTAACGACGATGAAGCCAACATTATGTCGGCCATGCTGGCTAAAAAGATGGGGGCCAAAAAGGTGATGGTGCTGATCCAGCGCCGTGCCTATGTCGATCTTGTACAAGGCAGCGTGATCGACATTGCTATCTCACCACAACAGGCCACGATATCGGCCCTGCTGAGCCACGTACGTAAAGCTGATATTGTTGGCGTTTCATCGTTACGCCGCGGTATCGCAGAAGCCATCGAAGCTATAGCACATGGCGATGAAACAACTTCGCGCGTTGTTGGCCGTTTGATCGAAGATATTAAGCTACCCCCAGGAACCATTATCGGTGCCGTTGTACGCGGTGACGAAGTGATCATCGCGAATGACAATGTTCGCGTCGAACAGGGCGATCACGTAATTATGTTCCTGACAGATAAGAAGTTTGTCCCGGATGTCGAACGCCTGTTCCAGCCTAGTCCTTTCTTCCTGTAA
- a CDS encoding alternative ribosome-rescue factor A translates to MSRYQHQKGKINDNALEALLHDPLFRQRIEKNQKGKGSYQRREKHAKGRNWEASDKQKSLSLAFSSKVKKAALFGRLFHHNLS, encoded by the coding sequence ATGAGCCGCTATCAGCATCAAAAAGGTAAAATAAACGATAATGCACTCGAAGCCTTACTGCATGATCCACTGTTTCGACAGCGTATTGAGAAGAATCAGAAAGGTAAGGGTAGCTATCAGCGTAGAGAAAAACATGCGAAAGGACGTAACTGGGAGGCCAGTGATAAGCAGAAAAGTTTATCACTGGCCTTCAGCTCTAAAGTTAAAAAAGCCGCCTTATTCGGGCGGCTTTTTCATCATAATTTATCGTGA
- the fmt gene encoding methionyl-tRNA formyltransferase, whose product MSAPLKIIFAGTPDFAARHLDALLASQHQVVGVFTQPDRPAGRGNKLTPSPVKVLAQVHDIPVFQPKSLKPEENQHLVAELQADIMVVVAYGLILPKAVLAMPRLGCINVHGSLLPRWRGAAPIQRALWAGDSETGVTIMQMDVGLDTGDMLHKLSCPITPEDTSASLYEKLAQLGPQGMLLTLELLASGHAKPEVQDEALVSYAEKLSKEEARLDWSLSAVQLERCIRAFNPWPMSYFMVDEQPVKVWQASVLPHQNKHPGEIVHVDKQGIQIATADGVLNLESLQPAGKKAMSAQDLLNSRREWFAPGTVLA is encoded by the coding sequence GTGTCTGCACCGCTCAAAATTATCTTTGCCGGTACACCTGACTTTGCAGCGCGTCATCTTGACGCGCTGCTTGCTTCTCAGCACCAGGTAGTTGGCGTCTTTACTCAGCCCGATCGTCCCGCTGGACGCGGTAATAAACTTACGCCAAGCCCGGTAAAAGTCCTGGCGCAGGTACATGATATTCCCGTGTTTCAGCCGAAATCCCTGAAGCCTGAAGAGAACCAGCATCTGGTTGCCGAATTGCAGGCCGATATTATGGTGGTCGTAGCTTATGGCTTGATCCTGCCGAAAGCCGTGTTGGCGATGCCGCGTCTGGGTTGTATTAATGTGCATGGTTCGCTGTTGCCTCGCTGGCGCGGCGCGGCGCCGATTCAACGCGCGCTCTGGGCTGGCGATAGCGAAACTGGCGTGACCATCATGCAAATGGATGTTGGTCTTGATACCGGTGACATGCTGCATAAGCTTTCATGCCCAATTACGCCTGAAGACACCAGCGCGTCTCTGTATGAAAAACTGGCGCAACTTGGTCCCCAAGGCATGTTGCTAACGCTGGAACTGCTGGCAAGTGGTCATGCCAAGCCAGAAGTTCAGGATGAAGCATTGGTCTCTTATGCCGAGAAACTGAGTAAAGAAGAAGCGCGTCTCGATTGGTCGCTTTCTGCTGTGCAGTTGGAGCGTTGTATCCGCGCCTTTAATCCATGGCCAATGAGCTATTTCATGGTAGATGAGCAACCGGTTAAAGTCTGGCAGGCAAGCGTTTTACCGCACCAAAATAAGCATCCCGGTGAAATCGTGCATGTTGATAAACAAGGCATTCAGATCGCTACAGCCGATGGCGTACTAAATCTGGAGTCACTGCAACCTGCTGGTAAAAAAGCCATGTCTGCGCAGGACCTGCTCAATTCGCGTCGCGAATGGTTCGCTCCTGGAACCGTTCTGGCCTGA